The following proteins come from a genomic window of Gimesia chilikensis:
- a CDS encoding leucine-rich repeat domain-containing protein, which produces MSSPDDSPSIKQADQVRRTLFKRPLFIVLFLLGTLMAYSLFLIVMFHERVAFFQKHGAHLETEFRNSRGELIRGGFENAPAKHFIPGPLLRYQRSIDGAHLARSAQLSDSEIDQLFQQLTNFPQLKWLTLEGFHINQPRARALARLTKLEDLALRFCTIDETCLATLLGQNGLQHVSLANSKFDESELAIFHQQPAQKTLRSLSLSNCQVTDQTAKLIAGCNQLAFLELDGTRISDQGVKILARLPRLEVLILDHTNVTDAGVAYLSGTPQLVELSLSNTDASDEMLESLQLEIPALRVSDD; this is translated from the coding sequence ATGAGTTCCCCGGATGACAGCCCGTCGATCAAGCAGGCCGACCAAGTCAGACGGACTCTTTTCAAACGGCCCCTGTTCATCGTTCTGTTCCTGCTGGGGACTCTGATGGCCTACTCGCTGTTTCTGATCGTCATGTTCCACGAGCGGGTCGCCTTCTTTCAGAAACACGGGGCCCACCTGGAAACCGAATTTCGTAATTCCCGGGGCGAATTGATCCGCGGTGGTTTCGAAAACGCTCCTGCGAAACATTTCATCCCCGGACCGTTACTGCGTTATCAACGCTCCATCGACGGAGCGCATCTCGCGCGGTCCGCGCAGCTCAGCGATTCAGAAATCGACCAACTCTTCCAGCAACTCACGAATTTTCCACAGCTCAAATGGTTAACGCTGGAAGGTTTCCACATCAACCAGCCACGGGCGCGCGCCCTGGCTCGATTAACGAAACTCGAAGATCTCGCACTGCGGTTTTGTACGATTGACGAAACCTGCCTCGCCACGCTGCTGGGACAGAACGGTCTCCAGCACGTCAGCCTGGCCAACTCGAAATTTGATGAAAGCGAGCTCGCGATCTTCCATCAACAGCCCGCACAGAAAACGCTGCGCTCGCTCTCTCTGTCGAACTGCCAGGTCACAGATCAGACCGCGAAACTGATCGCTGGCTGCAACCAACTCGCCTTCCTCGAACTGGACGGGACCCGCATCAGCGACCAGGGCGTCAAAATTCTCGCCCGGCTTCCCCGCCTCGAGGTGCTCATTCTGGATCATACCAATGTGACTGATGCCGGCGTCGCCTATCTCTCTGGCACGCCTCAACTTGTCGAGCTCAGCCTCAGTAACACCGACGCCTCGGACGAAATGCTGGAATCGTTACAACTGGAAATACCCGCATTGCGGGTCTCCGACGATTGA
- a CDS encoding hybrid sensor histidine kinase/response regulator translates to MIYHKSKVLIVDDSEVVRHILSKALTPEGYTIYSAVDGEDGWRKINDLQPDIVLLDVEMPTRNGFDVLREVRENFKAEEIAVIMVTTQSDGKGIARAFEEGAFDYIPKPATESEIKARVRNAIRAIHLLREQKHLRQQAEAANQSKSAFLANMSHEIRTPMTAILGYTEILELEARTHQMPELFLDSLDTIRRNGGHLMELINDILDLSKIEAGKLDVESIACSPQTIVEEVMELVQVRAEAKGLKLEADFKFPLPAQIHSDPTRIRQILINLIGNAIKFTEVGTIRLETELLQAPYDEPQIQFTIVDQGIGMSEAQMTNLFRPFSQADSSTSRKYGGTGLGLTICKRLANILGGDISVQSELNHGSRFSATVRTGSLAEIELLHELHDTQGDSSTAAVNDKTTTTEESPLRGKHVLLAEDGPDNQKLISFILKKAGAEVCLAANGEEAYQAAIQEMERGTLFDVILMDMQMPILDGYSATRKVRDVGYTGPIISLTANAMEGDRERCLAVGCNDHITKPIDRRQLVEMISELSESSELCLS, encoded by the coding sequence ATGATCTATCATAAATCCAAGGTGCTCATTGTCGACGACTCGGAAGTCGTACGGCATATCCTCTCCAAAGCTCTGACGCCGGAAGGTTACACAATCTATTCGGCCGTCGATGGTGAGGATGGCTGGCGAAAGATCAACGACTTGCAGCCAGACATCGTGCTGCTCGATGTGGAAATGCCGACCCGCAACGGATTTGACGTCCTCCGCGAAGTCCGTGAAAACTTCAAAGCGGAAGAAATCGCTGTCATCATGGTCACCACACAGAGTGATGGCAAAGGGATTGCCCGTGCCTTTGAAGAGGGTGCCTTCGACTACATCCCCAAACCGGCCACCGAATCGGAAATCAAGGCGCGGGTCCGCAACGCCATCCGTGCAATTCACCTCCTGCGTGAACAGAAACATCTCCGGCAACAGGCCGAAGCCGCCAACCAGTCCAAGAGCGCCTTCCTGGCCAACATGAGCCATGAAATCCGTACTCCCATGACGGCCATTCTCGGCTACACCGAAATCCTGGAACTCGAAGCCCGCACACATCAGATGCCGGAACTGTTCCTCGATTCGCTGGATACCATCCGCCGCAACGGCGGTCACCTGATGGAACTCATCAACGACATCCTGGACCTCTCCAAAATTGAAGCAGGCAAACTCGATGTCGAATCCATCGCCTGCTCGCCACAGACCATCGTGGAAGAAGTCATGGAACTCGTGCAGGTTCGGGCCGAAGCCAAGGGGCTCAAGCTCGAAGCAGACTTCAAATTCCCCCTGCCCGCACAAATCCATTCCGACCCGACCCGCATCCGCCAGATTCTGATCAACCTCATTGGCAATGCGATCAAGTTCACGGAAGTCGGCACGATTCGCCTGGAAACCGAACTCCTGCAGGCACCCTACGACGAACCGCAAATCCAATTCACGATCGTCGACCAGGGTATCGGCATGTCGGAAGCGCAGATGACAAATCTGTTCCGTCCCTTCAGCCAGGCCGATTCGTCCACGTCCCGCAAATACGGGGGAACCGGACTGGGACTGACCATCTGCAAACGACTGGCCAACATCCTCGGTGGTGACATCTCCGTTCAGAGTGAACTCAACCATGGTTCCCGCTTCTCCGCAACCGTGCGGACTGGCAGCCTGGCTGAAATCGAACTGCTCCACGAACTGCACGATACACAAGGGGATTCATCGACAGCTGCAGTAAACGATAAAACAACCACTACAGAAGAATCCCCGCTGCGTGGTAAACATGTCCTGCTGGCAGAAGACGGCCCGGATAACCAGAAGCTGATCTCCTTTATCCTCAAGAAAGCGGGCGCTGAAGTGTGTCTGGCCGCAAATGGTGAAGAGGCCTACCAGGCCGCGATCCAGGAAATGGAACGAGGCACCCTCTTCGATGTGATCCTCATGGACATGCAGATGCCCATTCTCGACGGCTACAGTGCCACACGCAAAGTCCGCGACGTTGGTTACACAGGCCCGATCATCTCACTCACCGCCAATGCGATGGAAGGCGACCGGGAGAGATGCCTGGCCGTCGGCTGTAACGATCATATCACCAAACCCATCGATCGTCGGCAACTCGTCGAAATGATTTCCGAACTCTCTGAGTCCTCCGAACTCTGTCTCTCCTGA
- a CDS encoding SRPBCC family protein has protein sequence MANFEASVQLTATPEQVFEFLIDTDNILKISPPDAGLTFTKKPDKLYKGATIEFRIQGFGQVQEGVHEITVFDEPKLFTEKQISGPLKHYIHEHEIVPSGENQVTVIDRLEFQPPGGLLGFIVTESKLLDVFDEGFYHRHNKLKEIFS, from the coding sequence ATGGCGAACTTCGAAGCCAGCGTGCAGCTGACCGCCACCCCCGAACAGGTATTCGAGTTTCTGATCGATACCGACAATATCCTGAAGATCAGTCCCCCGGATGCCGGCCTGACATTCACGAAAAAACCGGACAAGCTCTATAAAGGGGCGACGATTGAATTTCGTATTCAGGGCTTCGGGCAGGTGCAGGAAGGGGTCCACGAGATCACTGTTTTCGATGAACCGAAGCTGTTTACCGAAAAACAGATTTCCGGTCCGCTTAAGCATTACATCCACGAACACGAAATCGTACCCAGCGGTGAAAACCAGGTGACCGTGATTGACCGGCTCGAGTTTCAGCCACCGGGAGGTCTGCTCGGCTTCATCGTCACGGAATCCAAGCTGCTCGACGTGTTCGACGAAGGTTTCTATCACCGCCACAACAAGCTCAAGGAAATCTTCTCCTGA
- a CDS encoding VOC family protein, protein MREFHHVGVITDDPQPGEIYVEETKVYVTNPNEHPYKIEYLRFEPDTPVTGPVRCQPHIAFKVPDIDKEIDGLHVLLGPFQAMENLKVVFVLIDGAVYEFMEFSEGTEFGELTS, encoded by the coding sequence ATGCGAGAGTTTCATCATGTGGGTGTGATTACCGACGATCCACAGCCGGGCGAAATCTACGTGGAAGAAACAAAGGTGTATGTCACCAACCCGAATGAGCATCCTTATAAAATCGAATATCTCAGGTTCGAGCCCGATACGCCGGTCACCGGACCGGTTCGTTGTCAGCCGCACATCGCCTTTAAGGTGCCTGATATCGATAAAGAAATAGACGGCTTGCACGTTCTGCTGGGGCCGTTCCAGGCGATGGAGAATCTGAAAGTGGTTTTTGTGTTGATCGATGGTGCCGTCTATGAATTCATGGAGTTCTCAGAGGGTACCGAATTTGGAGAACTGACATCATGA
- a CDS encoding GxxExxY protein: MNQIIYKEECFAIQGAVFEVYREVGCGFLEAVYQECLERELKQRGIPFVAKPVLRLSYKGESLQQAYQPDLICYDSIILELKAVKSLGSEHVAQLMNYQKAAEKKLGLLINFGSYPKVTVERYVL; encoded by the coding sequence ATGAATCAGATTATTTATAAGGAAGAATGCTTCGCGATTCAGGGGGCTGTCTTCGAGGTTTATCGGGAGGTTGGTTGTGGATTTCTGGAAGCGGTTTACCAGGAGTGTCTGGAGCGGGAATTGAAACAGCGAGGGATTCCGTTTGTGGCGAAGCCGGTGTTGCGGTTGAGTTACAAGGGGGAATCTTTACAACAAGCCTATCAACCGGATCTGATTTGTTATGACTCAATTATTCTGGAACTGAAAGCTGTGAAATCACTGGGATCTGAGCATGTAGCGCAACTGATGAATTATCAGAAAGCAGCCGAGAAGAAGCTGGGGCTACTGATCAACTTTGGGAGTTATCCTAAAGTCACCGTTGAACGCTATGTTTTGTGA
- the nadB gene encoding L-aspartate oxidase — translation MDPIQIEPGQRYLARINPKRIPHIFTDVLIIGGGIAGCRAALEIDPRLETIIVNKGKVTQSNSAYAQGGIAGVLDPLDNITNHVQDTLAAGKDLCDPELVEYVCTEAPRHIQELIEIGADFDTQDGKIALTKEGGHSHRRVAHALGDATGKEIMRALVAAVQSRPNIQTWMKTPTLDLVTEDGQCRGAIIWNRYHGKSLVWAKQVILATGGAGCLFRETTNPPLATGDGHALAFRAGARLQDMEFMQFHPTVLYIAGGARYLVSEAVRGEGAYLRDCNGVRFMEEYHPDLELAHRDIVSRAITDRMLKTSHSCVYLDLRHLDKNLVKERFPNISKVCAGFGLDLSKDQIPVRPGAHYMIGGVKTDLQARTSVPHLWAAGEVTSTGLHGSNRLASNSLLEGMIFGSAAGKGASTAALSMPDQYSASLLPEWETEKRSDEDLNSKDLRNSLASLMWRDVGITRSADSLQNAQDKVDFWSRYVVDREFKALPGWELQNMLLVSQLMITSAIERRESRGVHYRSDFPETDPAFQKHISVISTS, via the coding sequence TTGGATCCGATTCAGATTGAACCTGGTCAACGCTACCTCGCTCGTATCAATCCCAAGCGGATTCCGCACATCTTCACCGACGTCCTGATTATCGGGGGTGGGATCGCCGGCTGCCGCGCTGCACTGGAAATCGATCCCCGCCTCGAAACGATCATCGTCAACAAAGGCAAAGTCACACAGTCCAACAGTGCCTATGCCCAGGGCGGAATTGCCGGTGTGCTCGATCCCCTGGACAACATCACCAACCACGTGCAGGATACGCTCGCCGCCGGCAAGGATCTCTGTGATCCCGAACTGGTGGAATACGTCTGCACCGAGGCCCCCCGACACATTCAGGAACTGATCGAAATCGGGGCCGATTTCGATACACAGGATGGCAAAATCGCACTCACCAAAGAGGGGGGGCACAGCCATCGACGCGTCGCGCATGCCCTGGGCGATGCCACCGGAAAAGAAATCATGCGGGCCCTGGTCGCCGCCGTCCAGAGCCGTCCCAATATTCAGACCTGGATGAAAACCCCCACACTCGACCTGGTCACCGAAGACGGTCAGTGCCGCGGTGCTATCATCTGGAACCGCTACCACGGCAAGTCACTCGTCTGGGCCAAGCAGGTCATCCTCGCTACCGGTGGTGCGGGCTGTCTGTTCCGTGAAACGACGAATCCCCCGCTGGCGACCGGCGATGGACACGCCCTGGCCTTCCGCGCCGGTGCCCGCCTGCAGGACATGGAGTTCATGCAGTTCCACCCCACGGTGCTTTATATCGCCGGGGGGGCCCGCTACCTGGTCTCCGAAGCCGTCCGGGGCGAAGGCGCCTACCTCAGGGACTGTAACGGCGTACGTTTCATGGAAGAGTACCACCCCGACCTGGAACTCGCGCACCGCGACATTGTCAGTCGGGCCATTACCGACCGCATGCTGAAAACCAGTCACTCCTGCGTCTACCTCGACCTGCGGCACCTCGACAAAAATCTGGTCAAAGAACGCTTCCCCAACATCAGCAAGGTCTGTGCGGGTTTCGGCCTGGACCTGTCTAAAGATCAGATCCCGGTTCGCCCCGGAGCCCACTACATGATTGGCGGCGTCAAAACCGATCTGCAGGCGCGAACTTCAGTGCCTCACCTCTGGGCCGCCGGCGAAGTCACATCCACCGGTCTGCACGGCAGTAACCGACTCGCATCCAACAGCCTGCTGGAAGGCATGATCTTCGGTTCGGCAGCCGGCAAAGGCGCTTCCACAGCAGCCCTCAGCATGCCCGATCAATACTCCGCATCGCTGCTGCCCGAATGGGAAACCGAAAAACGCTCGGACGAAGACCTCAACAGTAAGGACTTAAGGAACTCGCTGGCCAGCCTCATGTGGCGGGATGTCGGCATCACCCGCAGCGCGGACTCGCTGCAGAACGCGCAGGACAAAGTCGATTTCTGGAGCCGCTATGTCGTCGATCGCGAATTCAAAGCACTCCCCGGCTGGGAACTGCAGAACATGCTGCTCGTCTCTCAACTGATGATTACCTCTGCCATTGAACGACGCGAAAGCCGCGGAGTACACTATCGAAGTGACTTCCCGGAAACAGATCCGGCTTTCCAGAAACATATTTCCGTGATCTCAACCAGCTGA
- a CDS encoding menaquinone biosynthesis family protein codes for MMTDEKVLIQVGHSPDPDDAFMFHALANDKIETGKYRFTHELQDIETLNQRAFNAELELTAVSLHGYAYLTDTYAICSCGASMGDKYGPMVVAREEWSIDDLRGKKIAIPGKLTTAFLALKLLLGDDFEYEEHPFDEILNLVEQGKFDAGLIIHEGQLTYANQGLKLVVDLGEWWYEETGLPLPLGANAIRKDLGQEMMEEVTAILKRSIEYGLEHRDEALDHALKYGRDLNRGSADKFVGMYVNDWTLDFGEKGREAVATLLNRGYEAGIIPNPVKLEFIG; via the coding sequence ATGATGACCGATGAAAAAGTGTTAATTCAGGTGGGCCACAGTCCCGATCCGGACGATGCCTTTATGTTCCATGCCCTGGCCAATGACAAAATCGAAACTGGTAAGTATCGATTCACTCATGAGTTACAGGATATTGAAACGCTCAACCAGCGTGCCTTCAACGCGGAACTGGAACTGACCGCCGTCAGTCTCCACGGCTACGCTTACCTGACCGACACCTATGCGATCTGCTCCTGTGGTGCCTCCATGGGCGACAAATACGGCCCCATGGTCGTGGCCCGCGAAGAGTGGAGCATCGACGATCTCCGCGGCAAAAAAATCGCCATCCCCGGCAAGCTGACCACCGCCTTCCTGGCCCTCAAGCTCCTGCTGGGCGATGATTTTGAATACGAAGAACACCCCTTCGATGAAATCCTGAACCTGGTCGAACAGGGTAAATTTGACGCCGGCCTGATCATTCACGAAGGTCAGCTGACCTACGCCAACCAGGGACTCAAACTGGTCGTTGACCTGGGTGAGTGGTGGTACGAAGAAACCGGTCTCCCCCTGCCGCTGGGTGCCAACGCCATCCGCAAAGACCTCGGTCAGGAAATGATGGAAGAAGTCACTGCGATCCTCAAACGGAGCATTGAGTACGGCCTGGAACACCGCGACGAAGCCCTCGATCACGCCCTGAAATACGGTCGCGATCTCAACCGGGGCAGTGCCGACAAGTTCGTAGGCATGTACGTCAACGACTGGACCCTCGATTTCGGCGAAAAGGGACGCGAAGCAGTCGCGACTCTGCTCAACCGCGGTTATGAAGCCGGAATCATTCCGAATCCCGTCAAACTGGAATTCATCGGTTAA
- a CDS encoding SDR family oxidoreductase — MSESNSSGYLQTLFGLSGKTATVIGGTGVLGGAIADALAQAGAHVIIVGRNQENGDGRVKLIKDLGGSAEFFQADSTNRADLEAIIAHLKASDRTPDILVNGAGINAATPFLEISDKEWDDIFRVNLLSVKVACQVFGEAMLKQEIPGSIINIASMSAITPLSRVFTYSASKAAVLNLTQNLAREWAEQGVRVNALSPGFFPAEQNRKVLTPERVKSIMNHTPAQRFGDPEELAGAVLLMASGKAGSFITGTNIAVDGGFSCMTI; from the coding sequence ATGAGTGAATCAAACTCATCCGGATATTTACAGACATTGTTCGGTCTGTCCGGCAAAACGGCGACCGTCATCGGTGGTACCGGAGTTCTGGGGGGCGCCATTGCAGACGCCCTGGCCCAGGCCGGCGCCCATGTCATTATCGTGGGACGTAACCAGGAAAACGGCGACGGTCGCGTAAAGCTGATCAAAGATCTGGGCGGCAGTGCCGAGTTCTTCCAGGCCGATTCCACAAACCGTGCTGATCTGGAAGCAATCATCGCACACCTTAAGGCCAGTGATCGGACCCCCGATATCCTGGTCAACGGTGCCGGCATCAACGCGGCGACACCCTTCCTCGAAATCAGCGACAAAGAGTGGGACGACATCTTCCGTGTCAACCTGCTCAGCGTGAAAGTCGCCTGCCAGGTCTTCGGCGAAGCCATGCTCAAGCAGGAAATCCCCGGCTCGATCATAAACATCGCCTCCATGAGTGCCATTACTCCACTCTCACGCGTCTTCACTTATTCCGCCTCGAAGGCCGCTGTGCTCAACCTGACACAGAACCTGGCCCGCGAATGGGCCGAACAGGGTGTACGGGTCAACGCACTCTCTCCCGGCTTCTTTCCTGCCGAACAGAACCGAAAAGTGCTGACACCCGAACGCGTAAAGAGTATTATGAATCATACACCCGCCCAGCGATTCGGCGATCCCGAGGAACTGGCAGGGGCGGTCCTGCTAATGGCCTCCGGTAAGGCCGGCAGCTTCATCACCGGCACCAACATCGCCGTGGATGGCGGTTTTTCCTGCATGACCATCTGA
- a CDS encoding Gfo/Idh/MocA family protein: MTLLRGYLCVAVCLILCCCVTQVSFAEETKPLKIGIIGLDTSHSSNFTKILNSAEPKFPEFKACRVVAAYPQGSRDIKESVESVPQITEQVTVQGVKIVPSIEALLDEVDVVLLESNDGRVHLEQALPVLKAGKPLFVDKPVAGDLTDVIAIYEAAKQYKTPVFSSSSLRYTDGAKKINSGVVGEIIGCDAFSPCPMESTHPDFYWYGIHGVETLYTIMGPGCETVVRVNTPNTDLAVGTWKDGRIGTFRGRRKENNGYQGGYGGTVYGSKGIAPIGSFSGYEPLLVEVVKFFQTGKAPVSPAETMEIYTFMSAADQSKTNGGQPVALKDVYQQAHQAALKKLAALKD; this comes from the coding sequence ATGACGTTGTTACGTGGTTACCTGTGTGTGGCTGTCTGTCTGATCCTTTGTTGCTGTGTGACGCAGGTTTCATTTGCGGAGGAAACGAAACCGCTGAAGATCGGCATCATTGGCCTGGATACTTCGCATTCGAGTAACTTCACGAAAATATTGAACAGCGCGGAGCCGAAGTTTCCCGAGTTCAAAGCCTGTCGCGTGGTCGCCGCTTATCCTCAGGGGAGTCGAGACATCAAGGAGAGCGTGGAATCCGTTCCCCAGATCACCGAGCAGGTGACGGTACAGGGGGTGAAGATTGTACCCAGTATTGAAGCGTTGCTGGATGAGGTCGATGTGGTGCTGCTGGAGAGCAACGATGGTCGCGTGCACCTCGAACAGGCATTACCCGTGCTCAAAGCGGGGAAGCCTCTGTTTGTCGACAAGCCGGTCGCCGGTGATCTGACGGATGTGATTGCCATTTATGAGGCGGCGAAACAGTACAAGACCCCGGTCTTCAGTTCTTCATCACTGCGATACACCGATGGTGCGAAGAAGATTAACAGCGGTGTGGTGGGTGAGATCATTGGCTGTGATGCCTTCAGTCCCTGTCCGATGGAAAGCACCCATCCCGATTTTTACTGGTATGGAATTCACGGCGTTGAAACGCTGTATACGATCATGGGGCCGGGCTGTGAAACGGTGGTCCGCGTCAATACGCCGAATACGGATCTGGCAGTGGGGACCTGGAAAGACGGCCGGATCGGTACGTTCCGCGGACGTCGAAAAGAGAACAACGGCTACCAGGGAGGTTACGGCGGAACGGTCTACGGGAGTAAGGGGATTGCCCCGATTGGCAGTTTCAGCGGATACGAACCGTTGCTGGTGGAAGTGGTGAAATTCTTCCAGACCGGGAAGGCTCCGGTGAGTCCGGCGGAGACGATGGAGATCTATACGTTCATGTCAGCTGCGGATCAGAGTAAAACCAACGGTGGTCAGCCCGTTGCACTTAAGGATGTGTATCAACAGGCGCATCAGGCAGCGTTGAAGAAGCTGGCAGCGCTGAAGGACTAG
- a CDS encoding SDR family NAD(P)-dependent oxidoreductase: MLPGIKLFDLTGRAAIITGGSKGLGSAMAEGLASAGANVLLTSRHAEEAAETAAQIEADYGTKAIGIAADVTDPEQVAAMTERAISEFGRIDILINNAGINIRGPIDELTLEEFEEVQKVNVTGPWLCVRSVVPHMKKAGYGRIINMASTLGLVGLSNRTPYTASKGAMVQMTRAMGLEFCEHGITCNAICPGPFLTPMNQPFAETEEIKKFIVGAVAMNRWAQMEEIQGAAIFLASNASSYMTGSMVTVDGGWTAR, translated from the coding sequence ATGCTGCCAGGCATCAAACTGTTTGATCTAACCGGACGCGCTGCCATCATCACCGGAGGTTCCAAAGGACTCGGTTCCGCCATGGCCGAAGGCCTTGCTTCAGCAGGTGCGAACGTTCTGTTGACCAGTCGGCATGCAGAAGAAGCAGCAGAAACCGCAGCTCAGATTGAAGCCGACTACGGCACTAAAGCGATCGGCATCGCAGCCGATGTCACCGATCCGGAACAGGTCGCCGCGATGACCGAACGGGCCATCTCGGAGTTCGGCAGGATCGACATTCTGATCAACAACGCGGGCATCAACATCCGTGGTCCCATCGATGAACTCACACTGGAAGAATTCGAGGAAGTCCAGAAAGTGAATGTCACCGGTCCCTGGCTCTGTGTCCGGTCGGTCGTCCCCCATATGAAAAAAGCCGGCTACGGTCGCATCATCAACATGGCCAGCACACTCGGTCTGGTCGGGCTCTCCAACCGCACACCCTATACCGCCAGCAAAGGCGCCATGGTCCAGATGACGCGGGCCATGGGCCTGGAGTTCTGCGAGCATGGCATCACCTGCAACGCGATCTGTCCCGGTCCGTTTCTCACTCCCATGAATCAGCCGTTCGCCGAGACCGAAGAAATCAAGAAATTCATCGTCGGTGCCGTCGCCATGAACCGCTGGGCACAAATGGAAGAGATCCAGGGGGCAGCAATCTTCCTCGCCAGCAATGCATCCAGCTACATGACCGGCAGTATGGTCACCGTCGATGGTGGCTGGACCGCACGTTAG
- the miaA gene encoding tRNA (adenosine(37)-N6)-dimethylallyltransferase MiaA: MQFSPEVLKQCWFLAGPTACGKTELSLQLAEHLDAEILALDSMSLYRGMDIGTAKASPEEQQRIPHHLIDVIDPHEEFSVADYLTTAEQCCREIIDRGHVPLFVGGTGLYLRAVLRGVFEGPAADWDYRRELEQFVEAEGNLALHARLAEVDPVSAEKLHPNDLRRVTRALEVYHVTGQPLSSQHQEAALPADERPQHVYWLSPDRDWLYARINARVDLMLQAGLLDEVKTLLAAEQPLSRTARQALGYKELIDHLEGDITYDDAVETLKTRTRQFAKRQHTWFRNLEECHELEVTTTDTTNDLLDKLLK, translated from the coding sequence ATGCAGTTTTCCCCGGAAGTCCTGAAACAGTGCTGGTTTCTGGCCGGTCCCACCGCCTGCGGCAAGACCGAACTCAGCCTGCAGCTGGCCGAACATCTGGATGCGGAAATCCTGGCCCTCGACTCGATGTCCCTCTACCGGGGCATGGACATCGGCACCGCAAAAGCTTCGCCTGAAGAACAGCAGAGAATTCCCCATCATCTGATCGACGTCATCGACCCACACGAGGAATTCAGCGTCGCCGATTACCTGACCACCGCCGAACAATGCTGTCGGGAGATCATCGACCGCGGACATGTTCCCCTCTTCGTGGGAGGCACCGGCCTTTACCTGCGGGCCGTCTTACGTGGCGTCTTTGAAGGCCCCGCTGCCGACTGGGATTACCGCCGCGAACTCGAACAGTTCGTCGAGGCCGAAGGCAACCTGGCTCTGCATGCGAGGCTGGCCGAAGTGGATCCGGTCTCCGCAGAGAAACTGCATCCCAACGATCTCCGCCGCGTCACCCGGGCCCTGGAAGTTTACCACGTCACCGGTCAGCCGCTTTCATCCCAGCATCAGGAAGCAGCCCTCCCCGCAGACGAAAGACCGCAGCACGTCTACTGGCTCTCCCCCGATCGCGACTGGCTCTACGCCCGCATCAACGCCCGCGTCGACCTGATGCTGCAGGCCGGACTGCTGGACGAAGTCAAAACGCTGCTCGCCGCAGAACAGCCACTCAGCCGCACCGCCCGACAGGCACTCGGCTACAAGGAGCTGATCGACCACCTGGAAGGGGACATCACGTATGATGACGCCGTCGAAACTCTGAAAACCCGCACCCGCCAGTTCGCCAAACGCCAGCACACCTGGTTCCGCAACCTCGAAGAATGCCACGAACTCGAAGTCACTACCACAGACACCACAAACGACCTGCTCGATAAACTGCTGAAGTGA